From a region of the Eriocheir sinensis breed Jianghai 21 chromosome 25, ASM2467909v1, whole genome shotgun sequence genome:
- the LOC127003239 gene encoding oplophorus-luciferin 2-monooxygenase non-catalytic subunit-like, with product MNVVLVLVVVVGSCVCGVLPQPTPTTHYPQVTQGNHTQHVAINDKEMKFQPDVVTPETAVKKNTRMHGDKSENVKANNHIRRDSRVSQRLQYILKETEAKILEMNKRHPNRGKLKTLPGLERLKQEEMSRINATSSPHTEDCVFVCPDAESLAPCTCDPCTHNINCSFIASFEQLYNIFHSTDFPNPRFNQFLLVGSFRTDHRATSATSGTFLAQTFGNISFTSIWVEEVSQLTVVESGAFDGSEETLKKINFRWNSALTSFPFEEIAKMTELDLLEVRFSNLTAVPTLPHNMRLTRLYLLDNPLMTTMPRMAFAQLPNLLILDLGFNSFKIIEEDSLYFSSQNVLVFLDHNFINTIHYNAFSRFQPVGLDVSSNNLIELEQQVFQPILDHIIAQQYDSYIDASDNPLQCGAQEWLTQNPSYLSHIFLSDSPCMKLT from the exons ATGAATGTTGTCCTTGTGCTAGTGGTGGTTGTgggaagctgtgtgtgtggggtgctGCCTCAGCCCACCCCAACCACACATTACCCACAGGTCACTCAGGGGAACCACACCCAACATGTTGCCATCAATGACAAGGAAATGAAATTCCAGCCTGATGTGGTGACCCCTGAAACAGCTgtaaagaaaaacacaaggaTGCATGGAGACAAATCTGAAAATGTAAAAGCCAACAACCACATCAGAAGAGACTCAAGGGTTAGTCAAAGGCTCCAATACATCCTGAAGGAAACTGAAGCCAAGATCCTCGAGATGAACAAGAGACACCCAAACAGAGGGAAGCTGAAGACACTGCCGGGGCTTGAAAGGCTCAAACAGGAAGAGATGTCACGGATCAATGCCACTTCCTCTCCCCACACAGAGGATTGTGTCTTTGTGTGTCCAGATG CTGAGAGTCTGGCGCCCTGTACATGTGACCCCTGCACACACAACATCAACTGTTCCTTTATAGCGtcctttgagcagctgtacaacATCTTCCATTCAACGGACTTCCCAAACCCAAG GTTCAACCAGTTCCTGCTGGTGGGCTCCTTCAGGACAGACCACAGAGCCACCAGTGCCACCTCAGGCACCTTCCTTGCCCAAACATTTGGCAACATCTCCTTTACCTCCATATGGGTGGAGGAGGTGTCGCAGCTCACTGTGGTGGAGTCTGGGGCATTCGACGGCAGTGAAGAAACACTCAAGAAAATTAATTTCAGGTGGAACTCTGCCCTCACAAGCTTCCCCTTCGAAGAG ATAGCGAAGATGACTGAGCTTGATTTGCTGGAGGTGCGTTTCAGCAACCTCACCGCTGTGCCAACGCTTCCACACAACATGCGGCTGACCAGACTCTACTTGCTTGACAACCCCCTCATGACCACCATGCCACGGATGGCTTTCGCTCAGCTCCCTAATCTCTTG ATCCTTGACTTGGGATTCAACTCTTTCAAAATCATAGAGGAGGACAGCCTGTACTTCTCATCTCAAAATGTGCTGGTGTTTCTTGACCACAACTTTATCAACACAATCCATTATAACGCCTTCAGTAGATTCCAACCCGTGGGTCTCGATGTGTCCAGTAACAATCTCATTGAACTGGAGCAGCAAGTCTTCCAG CCCATCCTGGACCACATCATCGCCCAGCAGTACGACTCCTACATAGACGCCTCCGACAACCCTCTTCAGTGTGGCGCCCAAGAGTGGCTGACACAGAACCCTTCATACCTCTCCCACATCTTCCTGTCCGACTCTCCCTGCATGAAGCTAACCTGA